AACGCCGGCGACCTCGGGACCGCCATCGGCCTCGACTCCTCCCTGGAGGAGGCGCTGGCCGCGATGCTGCGCGACGACCGGCCGATGGTGGGCGTCAAGGCCGACTCGGGCGCCGGTTTCGTCGGCGTGCTCACCCCCAACGGGGTGCACCAGGCGCTGCGGGCGTCGCTGGCCGACCACCCCCACTGACCCACGCTGACCGGGCACTCGGGGCGGCCTTGAACGGCACGACCGGGCACTTCTGGCGCCTCGAACGCCCGGTCAGCGGCCCGGTGGCCGGCACGATCGCCCGGTCAGCGGACGGGGACGTCCCGGTGCCAGGACTCCGTGACGTACTTGGTCTGCCACCCGAGCGCCTCGTAGAGGCCGTGCGCACCGGTCGGCGAGTCGGCGTCGACCTCGAGGCCGACTCGGTCGCGGCCGCGGGTGGCGGCGTCGGCGATGATCGTGTGGAGCAGCGCCTTGGCGACGCCGCGACCACGGGCGTCGTCGAGGACGCCGATGTAGGAGACGTACGAGCCGTCGGCGCCGTTGTTGGTCTCCAGGTAGGTCCCGATCAGCGCGCCGACGGGGATCGGCCCGATGCCGTCGAGGTCCTCGTGCTCGAGCTCGGCCAGCCACCAGTGGTCCCACCGGTGCCCCGGGTCCTCACGGACCCGGTGCACGAACTCGCCGAAGGTCTCCTCCCACGAGTTGAAGTGGTCGCGGAAGGCCTGCTCGAGGACCTGGTGGATCGCGGAGAGGTCGACGGAGTCGGGCAGCCCGTCCTCCTCGCGACGGCGTACGCGCCGGATCGTGACCTCACCGCGCTGCCACAGGTCGGGGTCGGGGACCAGGTCGGCCTCCTCGGCCGTGACCGGTCGGCTCATCTGGAACCAGGTCCGGACCTTGGTGAAGCCGGCCGCCTCCAGCCAGGCGTGCTGGCGGTCGTCGTCGGCGAAGGCGCCGGTGTCGATCTGCTGGACCTCGAGCTCCCGCGCGGTTCCGACCGCGCGGGCCTGCTCGTCGGCCCAGGTGAACAGCAGCCGGGAGCAGGCGTCGGCCTGCTCCTCGGGCAGCCCGCGCTCCACGACGTGGACGAAGAGCATCCGCCCCTCGGCCCGGTCGTGGACGCTCCCCCAGGCGCGGATCTCGCCCTCGGGGTCGCGGAGCACGACGTTCTCGCGCATCCGCAGGCCCCGCTCGGACACCTCGACGAGGACGTCGTCGACCGACGCTCCTGCCCACCCGCGCCCGGCGCGCTCGTGCTCGCGCAGCAGGTGGGTCAGGCGGGCGACGGTGAAGCGGTCGCCCGGGTCGGGCGGCTCGACCTTCCAGCCGTCGACGAGGTGCGCGGAATCC
This genomic interval from Nocardioides euryhalodurans contains the following:
- a CDS encoding GNAT family N-acetyltransferase; the encoded protein is MIPEDNRFHSDPDGILADSAHLVDGWKVEPPDPGDRFTVARLTHLLREHERAGRGWAGASVDDVLVEVSERGLRMRENVVLRDPEGEIRAWGSVHDRAEGRMLFVHVVERGLPEEQADACSRLLFTWADEQARAVGTARELEVQQIDTGAFADDDRQHAWLEAAGFTKVRTWFQMSRPVTAEEADLVPDPDLWQRGEVTIRRVRRREEDGLPDSVDLSAIHQVLEQAFRDHFNSWEETFGEFVHRVREDPGHRWDHWWLAELEHEDLDGIGPIPVGALIGTYLETNNGADGSYVSYIGVLDDARGRGVAKALLHTIIADAATRGRDRVGLEVDADSPTGAHGLYEALGWQTKYVTESWHRDVPVR